A window from Terriglobales bacterium encodes these proteins:
- a CDS encoding response regulator: protein MESQSSRRRVLIVDDERVIADTLSLILQQNGFEASAVYCGTSAIEEAKRWGPDLIISDVIMPDLNGIEAAIRIREFLPSCRIILFSGQAETADLLETARAQGHEFEILAKPLHPDDLLRCLNGHGN, encoded by the coding sequence ATGGAGTCGCAATCCAGCCGCCGAAGAGTACTGATCGTCGATGATGAGCGCGTGATCGCTGACACGCTCTCTCTAATTCTTCAGCAGAATGGATTCGAAGCAAGCGCGGTTTATTGCGGCACAAGCGCCATCGAAGAGGCGAAAAGGTGGGGCCCGGATCTGATTATCAGCGATGTGATTATGCCCGACCTGAATGGAATTGAGGCTGCCATTCGTATTCGTGAGTTTCTGCCGTCGTGCCGCATCATTCTCTTTTCCGGGCAGGCAGAAACCGCGGACCTGTTGGAGACGGCGCGAGCCCAGGGACATGAGTTTGAGATCCTGGCAAAGCCGCTGCATCCTGACGATCTGCTGCGGTGCCTCAATGGCCATGGGAACTGA
- the modB gene encoding molybdate ABC transporter permease subunit has translation MDWEAFALTARLALVVSTVLLGIGLPLAYWITFSNWRWKPIAEAVFGLPLVLPPTVLGFYLLTAFGNATVFGRWWQNVTGHPLAFTFSGLVVGSIIYSLPFAVQPFAASFAAVDRGLIAASSILGASRWRTFWRVVLPLSTPGVVTGVVLSFAHTVGEFGVVLMIGGNIPGVTRTVSIDVYDRVQAADYTGAGQTSLVLLIFSFVVLSLVYAVNRRVWSPYSFE, from the coding sequence ATGGACTGGGAAGCATTTGCGCTGACGGCGCGGCTGGCGCTGGTGGTTTCCACTGTGCTGTTGGGAATTGGGCTGCCGCTGGCCTACTGGATCACGTTTTCGAACTGGCGCTGGAAACCCATCGCTGAGGCGGTTTTCGGTCTGCCACTCGTGCTTCCCCCAACTGTACTTGGCTTTTATTTACTGACCGCGTTCGGCAATGCCACTGTCTTTGGGCGTTGGTGGCAGAACGTGACAGGACATCCTCTAGCTTTCACTTTTTCTGGGTTGGTCGTGGGATCGATCATCTACAGCCTGCCGTTCGCAGTGCAGCCTTTCGCGGCCTCGTTTGCTGCCGTGGATCGCGGGTTGATTGCCGCTTCCTCCATACTGGGAGCATCTCGCTGGAGGACCTTCTGGCGGGTGGTGCTGCCGCTGTCTACTCCCGGCGTGGTTACAGGCGTGGTTCTGAGCTTTGCCCATACTGTGGGGGAATTTGGGGTGGTGCTGATGATCGGCGGAAACATCCCAGGAGTTACGCGCACGGTGTCGATTGATGTCTATGACCGGGTACAAGCGGCCGACTACACCGGCGCGGGCCAGACTTCCCTGGTGCTGCTGATCTTCTCATTTGTGGTACTTTCGCTGGTGTATGCAGTGAATCGAAGAGTGTGGTCTCCCTACTCATTCGAATGA